The following DNA comes from Agromyces mangrovi.
ACCTCGTCGCCGGTCTCGACCGGGACGGTGCCGGCATCGACGAGGAACTGGTCCATCGCGACCCGCCCCACGATCGGCCGCACCTCGCCGCCGAGCAGTACGCTGCCCGCGCCCGAGGCGTGCCGGGGCACGCCGTCGGCGTAGCCGAGCGGCACGAGCGCGAGGGTGGTCGGCGCACTGGCTCGCCAGGTCAGGTCGTAGGAGGCTCCCGCGCCCGCGGGCACCCGGCGCACCGCCGCCACGCGACCCCGCAGGGTCATGGCGGGCACCAGGCCGAGGTCGGCGCCCGTCGTGCCGTCGCCGTAGGGGGTGAGCCCGTACATGCCGATGCCGACTCGCACGAGGTCGAAGCGCGCGTCGGGTCGGCGCAGCGCGGCCGCCGTGGAGGCGAGGTGGCGGTGGGTCGGGCGCAGGCCCGCGGCATCCGCCGCCTCGAGCGCCGCCGTGAAGGCGGCCAGCTGCGCGTCGTCGTCGGCGTCGGAGGCGTTGGCGAGGTGGCTGAACACGCCGTCGACGGTGAGGGTGCCGGATGCCTCGAGCTCGCGCGCGCGCGCGACGACCGCTCCCCACCGGGCCGGCTCGACGCCGTTGCGGCTGAGCCCGGTGTCGATCTTCAGATGCACGGTCGCCGGGGCGGCGCCGCGCGCGACGGCGCCCGCGACCTGCTCGAGCTGCCCCTCCGAGGACACGCCGAGCGCGATGCCGGCGTCGAGCGCGGGCGCGAAGTCGAGGCCGGGGTCGTGCAGCCAGGCGAGGATCGGCGCGTCGATGCCCGCGGCACGGAGGGCGAGCGCCTCGTCGACGTCGGCGACCCCGAGCAGGCGTGCCCCGCCCACGAGCGCGGCGCGGGCGACCGGCAGGGCGCCGTGCCCGTACGCGCCGGCCTTCACGACGGCCATGACCGCGGCGGGCGCGGCGACCTCGGCGATGCGCGCGACGTTCGCGCGGATCGCGCCGAGGTCGACGACCGCCTCGCGGAACGGGCCGGGGGCGGCGGCGCTCACGACGCCCCTTCGAGCACGACGAACGCCGTCGCGACCCCCGCGTCGTGGCTCATCGACACGTGCACGTGCGCGATGCCGCGCTCCCGCACGTGCGCGTCGAGGGCGCCGTGCAGCACGAAGTCGGGGTTGCCCTCCGGGTCGTTGACGAGCTCCATGTCGTGCCAGCGCATCACGTCGGGCCCGCCGAGCGCCTTGATGAGCGCCTCCTTCGCGGCGAACCGCGCCGCGAGCGAACGCGCCGGCCGGTCGCGCTCCCCCGCCGTGAACAGGCGCTCGCGCAGGCCCGGGGTGCGCGTGATGGCGCGCTCGAAGCGCGCGACGTCCACGACGTCCACCCCGATACCGGCGATCACGTGCCCGCTCCCCCGGCTACTCGACCGTGACCGACTTGGCGAGGTTGCGCGGCTGGTCGACGTCGAGGCCCTTCGCCGCGGAGAGCTCCATGGCGAAGATCTGCAGGGGCACGACGGCCAGCAGCGGCTCGAAGAGCGGGCCGGCCAGCGGGATGCGCAGCACCTCGTCGGCGAACGGCAGCACCGCGGCATCCCCCGCCTCGGCGATCGCGATGACGCGCGCGCCGCGCGCACGGATCTCCTGGATGTTCGAGACCACCTTCGGGTGCAGCGAACCCGAGTTGCGGGGGCTCGGCACCACGACGAAGACGGGCTGCCCGGGCTCGATCAGCGCGATCGGCCCGTGCTTCAGCTCACCCGCGGCGAAGCCCTCGGCGTGGATGTACGCGAGTTCCTTCAGCTTCAGCGCGCCCTCGAGCGCGATCGGGTAGCCCACGTGCCGGCCGAGGAAGAGCACCGAGCGGGTGTCGGCCATCCAGTGCGCGAGCTGGGCGATGCGCTCGCCCTGCTCCAGCACCGTTGCGAGCTTGCCCGGCACCTGCTCGAGCTCGTGCGCGGCGGTCTCGAGCTCCTGCGGCGACGTCGTGCCGAGCACGCGCGCCAGGTGCAGGCCGAACAGGTAGAGCGCCGCGATCTGGGCGACGAACGCCTTCGTCGACGCGACCGCGACCTCCGGACCGGCGTGCGTGTAGATCGCCGCGTCCGACTCGCGCGGAATGGTCGCGCCCTGCGTGTTGCAGACCGCGATCGTGCGCGCGCCCGCCTCGCGGGCGTACTTCACGGCCATGAGCGTGTCCATGGTCTCGCCCGACTGGCTCACCGAGATCACGAGCGTGTCCGGCCCGATGACCGGCTCCCGGTAGCGGAACTCGTGGCTGAGCTCCACGTCGACCGGCACGCGCGCCCACTTCTCGATCGCGTACTTGGCGACCATGCCCGCGTAGGCGGCCGTGCCGCACGCGATGACGGTGATGCGGCGGATGCCCCGGAGCACGTCGTCGCCGAGTGCCTCGAGCTCGCCCACCACGACGGTGCCGTCGACCAGGCGGCCGCGGAGGGTGTTCGCGACCGCCTCGGGCTGCTCGCTGACCTCCTTCTGCATGAAGCTCGACCAGCCGCCCTTGTCGGCGGCGTCCGCGTTCCACGCGACCTCGAACGGCTCGACCGTCACGGGGCCGCCGTCGAAGTCGGTCACGACGACCTCGTCGGCGGTGATCGCCACGATCTGGTCCTGGCCGATGGCGAGCGCGTTGCGGGTGTGCTCGACGAAGGCCGCGACATCCGACCCCAGGAAGTTCTCGCCCTCGCCCAGGCCGATCACGAGCGGCGAGTTGCGCCGGGCGCCGACGACGAGCCCGGGGGCGTCCCGGTGCAGCGCGAGCAGGGTGAACGCGCCGTCGAGCCGCACGACCGTGCGACGGAACGCCTCGACGAGATCGCCCGTCGCGCGGTACTCGCGGCCGAGCAGCACGGCGGCGACCTCGGTGTCGGTCTCGCTGGCGAACTCGGCGCCGTCGGCGAGCAGCTCGTCGCGCAGCGCGGCGAAGTTCTCGATGATGCCGTTGTGGATCACGGCGAGGCGCCCCTCGTCGGCCAGGTGCGGGTGCGCGTTGCGGTCGGTGGGGCCGCCGTGGGTCGCCCAGCGGGTGTGGCCGATGCCGGTGCCGCCGCGGGGCACCGGGTGCTCGGCGAGCTCGTCGACGAGCGTCTGGAGCTTGCCCGCCTTCTTGCTCGTGCCGAGGTTGCCCTCGTCATCGATGACGGCGACTCCGGCCGAGTCGTAGCCGCGGTATTCGAGGCGACGCAGGCCTCCGAGAAGGACGTCCAGGCTGTTGGCCGGCCCGACGTACCCGACGATTCCACACATGGGGGCGATTGTATCCGCGCCCGCCGGTGCACCGGCTGCACGCGACATCCCCGCCCGTGCACAGCGGCGGGCGCCGCGCGGGCGCGCGACTAGACTGACCGGGATGTCCGATCCGACGACCGCACCCGTCGCGACGCAGCACATCTCCCCCTTCGTCGAACTCGACCGGGCGGATTGGGCCGCGCTCGCCCCGTCGATGCCGCTCCCGCTCAGCGAGATCGAGCTGGTGCAGCTGCGCGGCCTCGGCGAGCCGCTCGACCACGACGAGGTCGCAGAGGTCTACCTGCCGCTCAGCCGGCTGCTCAACCTCTACGTCGGCGGCATGACCCACCTGCACCGCCTGACCAGCGACTTCCTCGGCGAGCGCGCCGAGCGCACGCCGTTCGTGATCGGCGTCGCCGGCTCGGTCGCGGTCGGCAAGTCGACCATCGCCCGCCTGCTGCGCGAGCTGCTCTCGCGCTGGGAGCACACCCCGCGGGTCGAGCTGGTCACGACCGACGGGTTCCTGCTGCCGAACGCCGAGCTCGAGCGCCGCGGCCTGATGAGCCGCAAGGGGTTCCCCGAGTCGTACGACCGGCGCGCCCTGCTGCGCTTCGTGAGCGACGTGAAGGCGGGGGCGCCCGAGGTGCGCGCACCGTTCTACTCACACCTCAGCTACGACATCGTGCCCGACGCCCAGATCACGGTGCGCCAACCCGACGTGCTCATCGTCGAGGGCCTGAACGTGCTGCAGCCGCCCGCACCGGGCCACCGGCTGGCGGTCAGCGACCTGTTCGACTTCACCATCTACGTCGACGCGCGCACGCAGGACATCGCCCGCTGGTACGAGGAGCGGTTCCTCCGCCTGCAGCGGGGCGCGTTCACCAACCCGAACTCGTACTTCCACCGCTACGCCGAGCTCACCGAGGAGCAGGCGCGCGCCCGGGCGCGCGAGATCTGGAGCTCGATCAACGAGCCGAACCTCGAGCAGAACGTGCGGCCCACGCGCTCGCGCGCGTCGCTCGTGCTGCGGAAGGACTCGGATCACGCCGTGTCGAGCGTGCTGCTGCGGAAGATCTGAGCCCGTCCTCCGCGTGCGTCGAACGGCGCTGGGGCGTCAGACGGCGAGCTCGGCGCGCACGACGTCGGCGAGCGCCTCGGCGTGCTGCTGCGCGACGTCCTGCTCGGCCGCCTCGACCATGACCCGCACCATCGGCTCGGTGCCCGACGGGCGGAGCAGCACGCGTCCCGAGTCGCCGAGCTCGGCCTCGGCCACCTGTTGCGCCGCCGCGATCGCCTCGTTCCCGGCGAGCGCGTCGCGGTCGACGCCGCGCACGTTCAGCAGCACCTGGGGGTAGACGGTCATGACGTCGGCCAGGTCGGCGAGCGACCGGCCGGTGCGCGCGACCTCGGCCGCGAGGTGCAGGCCCGTGAGCACGCCGTCGCCGGTGGTGGCGAACTCGGTCATGATGACGTGCCCGCTCTGCTCGCCCCCGAGGGCGAGGCCCTCGGCGGCGAGCGCCTCGAGCACGTAGCGGTCGCCGACCTTCGTCTGCACGACGCGGATGCCGTGCTCGTCCATGGCGCGGCGCAGGCCGAGGTTGCTCATGACCGTGGTCACGAGGGTGTCGTCCGTGAGCGCCCCGCGCTGCTGCATCGCGATCGCGAGGATCGCCATGATGCGGTCGCCGTCGACCACCTGTCCGCGGTGGTCGACCGCGAGGCAGCGGTCGGCGTCGCCGTCGTGGGCGATGCCCAGGTCGGCGCCGTGCTCGAGGACCGCGGCCTGCAGCACCTCGAGGTGCGTCGAGCCGACGCCGTCGTTGATGTTGAGCCCGTCCGGGTCGGCGCCGATGACGGTCACCTTCGCCCCGGCGAGCGCGAACGCCTCGGGCGAGACGCCGGCCGCGGCGCCGTGCGCGCAGTCGATGACGACGTGCAGGCCGTCGAGCCGGTTCGGCAGGGTGCCCACGAGGTGGAGCACGTACCGGTCCTCGGCGTCGGCGAAGCGTCGGATGCGACCCACGTCGCCCCCGATCGGGGTGAGCTTCTCGCCGCCGAGCCGCGCCTCGATGCGGTCCTCGACCTCGTCGGGCAGCTTCGTGCCGCCGAACGAGAAGAACTTGATGCCGTTGTCGGGCGCCGGGTTGTGCGAGGCGGAGATCATCACGCCGAAGTCGGCGTGCTCGCTCGCGATGAGGTATGCGGTCGCCGGAGTCGGCAGCACGCCGGCGTCGAGCACGTCGATGCCGGAGCTCGCGAGGCCCGCGACGACCGCGGAGGTGAGGAACTCACCGGAGATGCGCGGGTCGCGCGCGACGACGGCCACCGGCTTGCGGCCCGCAGCGCGGATCGAGTCCGCGTGGCGGCCCTGCGTGAGCACGAGGGCAGCCGCCTGGGCGAGTTCGAGGGCCAGCACAGCCGAGAGTTCCCGGTTGGCCAGCCCCCGAACGCCGTCCGTGCCGAAGAGGCGGGGCATGGAGCCGTCGCGCCTCAGCGCTTGGAGAACTGCGGAGCCTTGCGGGCCTTCTTGAGACCGGCCTTCTTGCGCTCGATCACGCGCGCGTCGCGGGTGAGGAAGCCGGCCTTCTTGAGGGTCGGGCGGTTGTGCTCGCGGTCGATCTCGTTCAGCGCACGGGCGATCGCGAGGCGCAGGGCGCCGGCCTGGCCCGAGGGGCCGCCGCCGGTGATGCGTGCGATCACGTCGTAGCTGCCGCGCAGGTCGAGCACGGTGAACGGGTCGGTGATGAGCTGCTGGTGGAGCTTGTTCGGGAAGTAGTCCGCGAACTCACGGCCGTTGACCGTGATGGAGCCGGCGCCGGGCACGACGCGCACGCGGGCGATGGCCTGCTTGCGACGGCCGACGGCTGCGCCGGACACGTTGAGGATGACGCGCTCCGAGGCCGGGGTCTCGGTCGGCGCGCTCTCGGTGGTGTAGCTCTCGGGAGCCTGGTCGATCTGGTCTGCGATCTTCGCCACGATGAATGAATCCTTTGGTCTTGTACGTCGAGAAGGGAGCGCCGTTACTGGGCGATCTGGGTGAGGGTGAACGCCTTCGGCTGCTGCGCGGCGTGCGGGTGCTCCGGGCCTGCGTAGACCTTCAGCTTCTTGATCTGGGCGCGACCCAGCGAGTTCTTCGGGAGCATGCCGCGAACCGCCTTCTCGACGGCGCGGACCGGGTTCTTCTCGAGGAGCTCGGCGTAGCCGACGGCCGAGAGGCCGCCCGGGTAGCCCGAGTGGCGGTAGGCCTTCTTCTGCTCGAGCTTCTGGCCCGTGAGGGCCACCTTCTCGGCGTTGACGATGATCACGAAGTCGCCGGTGTCGACGTGGTTCGCGAAGATCGCCTTGTGCTTGCCGCGCAGCAGGGCTGCGGTGTGGCTGGCGAGGCGGCCGAGCACGATGTCGGTCGCGTCGATGACGACCCAGTCGCGCTGGATCTCATTCGGCTTGGGGGTGTAGGTGCGCGTCACGGAAGTGCTGCTTTCTGATCGAGAGAGGGGTTCGTGAATCCCACTCCGTGGGAGTTCGCCCGCGATGCGGTCGAACGCCCGGTGGAGGGCTCATCTTCGGGTGCCGACGCAGGTGGCGGCACCAAAGAGACAGCTTAGCCCACGACCCCGTCGGCGTGCAATTCGCGCCGTGCCCGCGTCTGGCGGGCGCGGGCCGCCAGTTCCGCATCGTCGGGGTACCCGACCTCGGTCAGCACGAGCCCCTTCGCCGGCATCACCCGGAACGCGCTCGTGCGCTCACCCGCCCGCATGAGCGCGAGCGGCTCGTCGACCCCGAGCTTCCCCTGCCCGACCGCGACGCACGCCCCGACCAGTGCGCGCACCATCGAGTGGCAGAACGCGTCGGCCTGGAGCGCTGCGACGAGCACGCCGTCCGCTTCGCGGCGCCACGTGAACGCCTGCAGCGTGCGGATGGTGGTCGCCCCCTCGCGCGGCCGGCAGAACGCGGCGAAGTCGCCGAGCCCCAGCAGCGAGCCCGCCGACCGGTCCATGGCCTCCGCGTCGAGGGGCGACGGATGCCACACGGTGTGCGCCCGCGCGAGCGGGTCGCGTGTCGCCGAGGCATCCGCCACCCGGTACTCGTAGCGGCGCCACACCGCCGAGAACCGTGCGTCGAACCCGTCGGGAGCGATCGCCGCCGCGTGCACGACGACGTCGGCGTCGTGCGCGCCGAGGATGCCGGTGAGCCGCCGGAGCAGCACCCCGGCCGGATCGGTCGCGCGGCCCGAGGCCGGGTCGCCGCGGCGCGGGCGCGTGACCGACTCGAGCGCGTCGGGCTGCACGTCGAGGTGCGCGACCTGGCCGCGCGCGTGCACGCCCGAGTCGGTGCGCCCGGCGACCGTCAGCCGCGGAGCCGTGCCCGTGCGGCGGAACAGCGTCGCGAGCGCCTGCTCGAGCACGCCCTGCACGGTGCGCTGCCCCGGCTGCGCGCTCCAGCCGTTGAACCCCGAGCCGTCGTAGGCGAGGTCGAGGCGGATGCGGGTGGGCGACGCGCCCGCGGGCGCGGGTTCGCCCGCGGCATCCGTCTGCTCGTCGCTCACGACCCCAGCCTACGGTTCGGCGCGCGACCGCCGGTGCCGCCCACGGTCAGGGCAGGCGCCCGAACGCGGCGGCGAGCGCATCGGCGTAGAGCGCGCCGCCCGGCGCGAGCGGATGCGTTCCGTCGCTCGCGAGCGCCTCGGGGTGCGGTGCGACCGCCGCCCGCCACCCGCTGACGGCGGCCGTCGCGTTGGCGCCCGAGACCCGCGCGAGCCGGTCGTTCACCGTCGCGGTCCAGCTCATCGGGCCCGCCACGTCGACGAACACCACCCGGCGGTCGGGGCCGGCGATGTCGATGATCTGCTGGTAGACCGAGTCGGGCCCGTCGCCGTTGGTGCCGAGGCCGACGACCACGTAGCTGCGGAGCCGGCCCGCAGCGGCGAGCGCGGCCACCACGGCCGGGCCCTCGCGCATCTGGCGCGACACGGACGCGTCGATCGCGATGCCCGGGAACCGGCGCTGGAGCTCCGGGGCCGCGGCGAGCATGACCGAGTCGCCGATCGCGCTGATGCGGTCGCCCGACGGGATCGCGGCCGCGGCGATCGGCTCGGGTTCCGGCTCGGGTGCGGGTGCCGGTTCCGGCTCGGGTTCGGGCTCGGGTTCGGGCTCCGGCGCCGGTTCCGGCTCCGGTTCCGGTTCCGGTTCCGGCGAGGCCGCCGGCTCGGGCCCGCCCGCAGGTTCCGCGTCGGCGGCCGCGGGCGCCTCGGCCTCCGCGGCCGGCCCTCCCGAGGCATCCGCCCCCACCGCAGCCGCACCGCGTTCGATCGCCGCCGCGGCGCTCGAACGCTCCGGCGCCGCCGCCACGCCGACCACTGCCGTGGCCACCAGCGCGGCCGCGGCCGCCGACGCCACCAGCGCCGTCGCCGTCCGCATCGGCGCACCGCGGCGCACGGCGTCGACGACGGCGCCCGCCGCGCCCCGGAAGCCGAGGCGTCGCACGGGCGTCTCGATCCAGCGGAACGACGCCGTCGCGGCGCCGACCGTGAGCAGCACGGCCGCCGACGCGGCGAGCGGGCCCGGTGCGACGACCGTCCCCGAACCGAGCGCCGCCGTCACGAGCACCAGCACCGGCCAGTGCCACAGGTAGAGGCCGTACGAGCGCACGCCGATCCACCGCATCGGCCCGGCGTCGAGCACGCGACCCACCGCCGGCTCGGCGACCACGACGCGGATCAGCCCCGCCGTCGCCAGGCACGCGGCCAGCATGCCGCCGTTGTACGCGAACCCGGCAGCCGGATCGAGCACCAGCGCCAGCGCGACGATCACCCCGAGCAGCAGCGCCGCCATCAGCCCGCGCGTCGCCAGACGGCTCGCGGGCGCTCGCCCACCCGCATCCGATCGCCCGGCCAGGTGCAGGGCGAGGAACGCGCCGATCAGCAGCCCGAACGCGTGCGTGCCCGTGCCGTAGTACGCCGCCGTCGGGTCGCCCGCGGCGACCACGACCATCGCCACCGACGACAGCGCCGCCGCGTAGCCCACCACCCAGAGCCGCACCACCGGCGCGAACGCGCGCAACAGCAGCACCAGCAGCGGCGGCCAGACGAGGTAGAACTGCTCCTCGATCGCCAGCGACCACAGGTTGCGGAACAGTTCGGGCGACGTCGCGCCGAGGTAGTCGGACTGCGCGGCGATGGCGAGCCAGTTGAAGCTGAACGTCGCACCGCCCACGAGCTGCCAGCCGATGCCGAGCAGCACGTCGCCGCCGACCAGCGCGCCCGCCGCCGTGCACACCAGCAGCACGAGCGCCAGCGCGGGCAGCAGCCGACGCGCCCGCCGAGCCAAGAACCCGCGCAAGGAGATGCGGCCGCTCGCCGCACGCTCGCGCAGCAGCAGGGTCGTGATCAGGAAGCCGCTGATGACGAAGAAGACGTCCACGCCGATGAACCCGCCGGGCAGCAGCCCGCCCGTGACGTGGAAGAGGACGACCGCGACGACCGCGATCGCGCGCAGTCCGTCGAGCCCGGCGACGCGGCCGGACGCGGTGGGTGCGGGCGGCACGCGCTCGGTCGTCGCTGGATCCACCGGGCCCCCTCCCGTCGTCCACCGCTCCGGCGCGGCGTGCTCAGCTCAGGCTACGACCTCAGAACTCCAGCGAGTACGCCAGCTCGCGGTGGTGCTCGCGATAGCCCATCGATTCGTAGAGCGCGTTCGCGCCCGTGGGGCTGTCGGCGTCGACCTCGAGCACGCTCGACGCGAAGCCGGCCGCCGCGGCCGCGTGCAGGTGCCCGGCGAGCAGCCGCCGGGCGATGCCGCGCCCGCGGCCCTCGCGGCGGACCCCCACGTACTCGACGTAGATGCCCGCCTCGCCCTCGTGCTCGTCGGTCGCCTCGTACTCGCTCGCCAGCAGGAACCCGACCACCCGGTCGCCGTCGACCGACACCAGCGACAGGTCGCCGCGGAACCCCTCGCCGCCGACCAGGTGCCCCCACTGCTCGGCGCTCATGACGTCGCTGCCCCAGTGGTCGCGGAACGCGTCGTTGCGGGCGTGCCGCACGGCCTCGGCGTCGTCGTCGCGGTACGGCCGCACCGTGGCATCCGCCTCGGGCAGTTCGGGCAGGGGCGCGTGCAGGTCGCGGGAGAACTTCAGGAAGTAGCGCTTGACCGCCATGCCGGCGCGCTCGAACAGCCGGCCGTTCGCCGGCGTGCGCTCCTGGGCGTAGCCGAACACGACGCCGGGCAGCAGCGAGTCGCTGTGCGCGAACTGCTCGACCGCGCGCGCGAGCTCCCAGTCGAGCAGGACCCGACCGATGCCGCGCCCGCGGAAGTCGGGGTGGACGCCGCCGAACAGGAAGCTGCGCACCATGAACTCGGCGCCCTCCGGGCGCAGCACGATGCCGTGCGCCGCCAGGCGTCCGTCGGCCGCGAAGCCGAGCACCGTGTCCTGCCCGAGGTCGAGCTCGCTGCGACCGAGCATGTCCGCGACCTCCTCGCGACCGGAGCGCCACTCGGGATGGTCCGCCGCCGCGAGCGCGTGCTCGAACGCGGTGATCAGGTCCACGTCGTCGCGGGTCGCCGGGCGCCACGAGGTGATCTCGTCGTGCGCCGGGGTCGCGGTGCGCCGTGCCGACGCGACGCGGTCGCGCAGCGGTTCCTGGCGGGGTTCGGGGTGGAGGGACTCGGTCATGGTGCCCATCCTCTCGGGGCTCGGGGTGTGCTGCGGTGACGACGAACGCCCCGGGCACGGGTGCCCGGGGCGTTCAGACGTGGTGGACGCGAGACCTACTTGGCCTCGGCGTCGGCCTCCTCGGCGGCGGCCGGCTCGGCGGTCTCGTCCGCGGCGGCCTCGTCGGCGGCGGGTGCCTCCTCGACCACGGCCTCCTCGGCGGCGGGCTCCTCGGCGACCGGCTCCTCGGCGGCGGGTGCGGCCTTCGCCGGCTTCGCCTTCGGGGTGACGGGCTCGAGCACGAGCTCGATCACGGCCATGGGGGCGTTGTCGCCCTTGCGGTTGCCGATCTTCGTGATGCGGGTGTAGCCGCCCTCGCGGTCGGCCACCTGCGGCGCGATCTCGGTGAACAGCTCGTGCACGACGCTCTTGTCGCCGATGACCGAGAGGACGCGACGACGGGCGTGCAGGTCACCGCGCTTGGCGAAGGTGACCAGGCGCTCGGCGAACGGACGCAGGCGCTTGGCCTTGGTCTCGGTCGTCGTGATGCGCTTGTGCGTGAACAGGCTGCTGGCGAGGTTCGCGAGCATGAGACGCTCGTGCGCGGGTCCGCCTCCGAGGCGGGGGCCCTTGGTGGGCTTGGGCATTGTTCTGTATCTCCAGTGGTGGGGGTGTGCGAGGCGCGCGCGGCGTGCCTAGTTCTCTTCGTCGAACCCGGTGTAGAAGTGCGCGCCGTCGAAGCCGGGGACCGAGTCCTTCAGCGACAGGCCCATCTCGGTGAGCTTGTCCTTGACCTCGTCGACCGACTTCTGGCCGAAGTTGCGGATGTTCATCAGCTGGGTCTCGCTCAGTGCGACGAGCTCCGAGACCGTGTTGATGCCCTCGCGCTTCAGGCAGTTGTACGAACGCACCGACAGGTCGAGGTCCTCGATCGGGATCGAGAGCTCGCTCGAGAGCACGGCGTCGACCGGCGCGGGGCCGATCTCGATGCCCTCGGCGGCGTTGTTCAGCTCGCGGGCGAGGCCGAACAGCTCGGTGAGCGTGCGACCGGCCGACGCGATGGCGTCGCGCGGGCTGATGGCCGCCTTGGTCTCGACGTCGACCACGAGTCGGTCGAAGTCGGTGCGCTCACCGGCACGCGTCGCCTCGACGCGGTAGGTGACCTTCAGCACGGGCGAGTAGATCGAGTCGACCGGGATCTGGCCGGCCTCGGAGAACTCGCTGCGGTTCTGGCTGGCCGAGACGTAGCCGCGGCCGCGCTCGATGGTGAGCTCGAGTTCGAACTTCGCGGTGTCGTTCAGGGTCGCGATGACGAGCTCGGGGTTGTGCACCTCGACGCCCGCCGGAGCCGAGATGTCGGCCGCGGTGACCTCACCCGAACCCTGCTTGCGCAGGTACGCGGTGATGGGCTCGTCGTGCTCGCTGGAGACGACCAGGTTCTTGATGTTGAGGATGATCTCGGTGACATCCTCCTTCACGCCCGGCACGGTGGAGAACTCGTGCAGCACGCCGTCGATGCGGATGCTCGTGACGGCGGCACCGGGGATCGACGACAGGAGGGTGCGGCGAAGCGAGTTGCCGAGGGTGTAACCGAAGCCCGGCTCGAGGGGCTCGATCACGAAACGCGAACGGAACTCCGAGATGTTCTCTTCCGTGAGCGTGGGACGCTGTGCGATCAGCACTATGGATTCCTTTCGGCTCAGTGCCCGCTATATGACACTTTGCGATGGAGACCGGGTGGCTGGCCCGGCCGGATATGGAGTTGTTGAGAGAACGGATGCGCCGGTCGGGCGCGGGGCGTCGGCGCGACGGACCACGGGTCCGGCCGATCCGCCGGCGCCCGACCGGCGGAGCGTCAGACGCGGCGGCGCTTCGGGGGCGGCAGCCGTTGTGCGCCTGCGGCGTCACGTCGTTGATGCTGCCGACCTCGAGGCCGGCGGCCTGGAGCGAGCGGATCGCGGTCTCGCGGCCCGAGCCCGGGCCCTTCACGAAGA
Coding sequences within:
- the rplQ gene encoding 50S ribosomal protein L17, with the protein product MPKPTKGPRLGGGPAHERLMLANLASSLFTHKRITTTETKAKRLRPFAERLVTFAKRGDLHARRRVLSVIGDKSVVHELFTEIAPQVADREGGYTRITKIGNRKGDNAPMAVIELVLEPVTPKAKPAKAAPAAEEPVAEEPAAEEAVVEEAPAADEAAADETAEPAAAEEADAEAK
- a CDS encoding GNAT family N-acetyltransferase, producing MTESLHPEPRQEPLRDRVASARRTATPAHDEITSWRPATRDDVDLITAFEHALAAADHPEWRSGREEVADMLGRSELDLGQDTVLGFAADGRLAAHGIVLRPEGAEFMVRSFLFGGVHPDFRGRGIGRVLLDWELARAVEQFAHSDSLLPGVVFGYAQERTPANGRLFERAGMAVKRYFLKFSRDLHAPLPELPEADATVRPYRDDDAEAVRHARNDAFRDHWGSDVMSAEQWGHLVGGEGFRGDLSLVSVDGDRVVGFLLASEYEATDEHEGEAGIYVEYVGVRREGRGRGIARRLLAGHLHAAAAAGFASSVLEVDADSPTGANALYESMGYREHHRELAYSLEF
- a CDS encoding acyltransferase family protein, coding for MDPATTERVPPAPTASGRVAGLDGLRAIAVVAVVLFHVTGGLLPGGFIGVDVFFVISGFLITTLLLRERAASGRISLRGFLARRARRLLPALALVLLVCTAAGALVGGDVLLGIGWQLVGGATFSFNWLAIAAQSDYLGATSPELFRNLWSLAIEEQFYLVWPPLLVLLLRAFAPVVRLWVVGYAAALSSVAMVVVAAGDPTAAYYGTGTHAFGLLIGAFLALHLAGRSDAGGRAPASRLATRGLMAALLLGVIVALALVLDPAAGFAYNGGMLAACLATAGLIRVVVAEPAVGRVLDAGPMRWIGVRSYGLYLWHWPVLVLVTAALGSGTVVAPGPLAASAAVLLTVGAATASFRWIETPVRRLGFRGAAGAVVDAVRRGAPMRTATALVASAAAAALVATAVVGVAAAPERSSAAAAIERGAAAVGADASGGPAAEAEAPAAADAEPAGGPEPAASPEPEPEPEPEPAPEPEPEPEPEPEPAPAPEPEPEPIAAAAIPSGDRISAIGDSVMLAAAPELQRRFPGIAIDASVSRQMREGPAVVAALAAAGRLRSYVVVGLGTNGDGPDSVYQQIIDIAGPDRRVVFVDVAGPMSWTATVNDRLARVSGANATAAVSGWRAAVAPHPEALASDGTHPLAPGGALYADALAAAFGRLP
- a CDS encoding DNA-directed RNA polymerase subunit alpha; translation: MLIAQRPTLTEENISEFRSRFVIEPLEPGFGYTLGNSLRRTLLSSIPGAAVTSIRIDGVLHEFSTVPGVKEDVTEIILNIKNLVVSSEHDEPITAYLRKQGSGEVTAADISAPAGVEVHNPELVIATLNDTAKFELELTIERGRGYVSASQNRSEFSEAGQIPVDSIYSPVLKVTYRVEATRAGERTDFDRLVVDVETKAAISPRDAIASAGRTLTELFGLARELNNAAEGIEIGPAPVDAVLSSELSIPIEDLDLSVRSYNCLKREGINTVSELVALSETQLMNIRNFGQKSVDEVKDKLTEMGLSLKDSVPGFDGAHFYTGFDEEN